A part of Streptomyces sp. NBC_01497 genomic DNA contains:
- the efeO gene encoding iron uptake system protein EfeO: MRPVRLSVVTAAAAVAALTAVTGCADKTDAASGGAKGGDGAVHVTAKDDSCTVSKTTFPAGHLQLAVENQGSRVTEVELLYPDGRIATERENLGPSTRATVTAEVKAGTYNIACIPGMKGEGIRKKVTVTGGTAAKRNPAMDAAVNAYRVYAQAQADDTLPKVKVFTDAVRAGDITAAQKAFAPSRVGWERTEPVAESFGDIDPKTDTRADGLEPGQKWTGWHALEKQLWQDKKLSPNAKALADQLDADLANWQQRVGKAVITPTSMANGAKELLDEVATSKITGEEDRYSHTDLSDFQANVDGAQKAYELLKPIAQKNDPALVTELDKQFTAIDQLLAKYHDTNSSDGFLAYTKVTAPQRKGLSDGVNALAEPLSKLAAAVVK; encoded by the coding sequence ACGGGATGCGCCGACAAAACCGACGCCGCCTCCGGCGGTGCGAAGGGCGGGGACGGCGCCGTTCACGTGACCGCCAAGGACGACTCCTGCACGGTCTCGAAGACGACCTTCCCGGCCGGCCACCTCCAGCTCGCCGTCGAGAACCAGGGCTCACGGGTCACGGAGGTCGAACTCCTCTACCCCGACGGCCGGATCGCCACCGAGCGGGAGAACCTCGGCCCGAGCACCCGCGCCACCGTCACCGCCGAGGTGAAGGCGGGCACCTACAACATCGCCTGCATCCCCGGCATGAAGGGCGAGGGCATACGCAAGAAGGTCACGGTCACCGGCGGGACGGCCGCCAAGCGGAACCCCGCGATGGACGCCGCGGTCAACGCGTACCGCGTGTACGCGCAGGCACAGGCGGACGACACGCTGCCCAAGGTGAAGGTGTTCACGGACGCCGTGCGCGCGGGTGACATCACCGCCGCCCAGAAGGCGTTCGCGCCGTCCCGCGTCGGCTGGGAGCGCACCGAGCCGGTCGCCGAGTCCTTCGGTGACATCGACCCGAAGACCGACACCCGCGCCGACGGCCTGGAGCCCGGCCAGAAGTGGACCGGCTGGCACGCGCTGGAGAAGCAGCTCTGGCAGGACAAGAAGCTCTCCCCGAACGCGAAGGCGCTCGCCGACCAGCTGGACGCGGACCTCGCGAACTGGCAGCAGCGTGTGGGCAAGGCCGTGATCACCCCCACCTCCATGGCCAACGGCGCCAAGGAACTGCTGGACGAGGTCGCCACCAGCAAGATCACCGGTGAGGAGGACCGCTACAGCCACACCGACCTGTCCGACTTCCAGGCCAACGTCGACGGCGCGCAGAAGGCGTACGAACTGCTCAAGCCGATCGCGCAGAAGAACGACCCCGCCCTCGTCACCGAACTCGACAAGCAGTTCACCGCGATCGACCAGCTCCTCGCCAAGTACCACGACACGAACAGCTCCGACGGGTTCCTGGCCTATACGAAGGTCACCGCGCCCCAGCGCAAGGGACTGTCCGACGGTGTCAACGCGCTGGCGGAACCGCTGTCGAAGCTCGCCGCAGCGGTTGTGAAGTAA
- the efeB gene encoding iron uptake transporter deferrochelatase/peroxidase subunit, producing MNETSPQTPDPDDGRDQQRPAPSRRALLGWGGAGLALGAAAAGGGVAAAMSGSSDAPAPTSAADTGAAVAFHGAHQAGIATPVQDRLHFAAFDVTTKDRAELVQLLKDWTRAAERMTAGREIGGGAVPAVAEAPPDDTGEAAGLKPSRLTLTVGFGPSLFADGRFGLDGRRPDALVDLPKFPGDNLEAARSGGDLCVQACADDPQVAVHAIRNLARIGFGTVAIRWSQLGFGKTSSTTPGAQTPRNLFGFKDGTDNIASTDTALLGHDVWVGADEGPGWMTGGSYLVARRISMHIEVWDRAALKDQQDVFGRTKGEGAPYGGTHERDKPDLAKLPPASHVRLAHPESNGGARLLRRGYSYTDGTDGLGRLDAGLFFLAYQRDVRHAFIPVQQRLARADALNEYIQHVGSAVFAIPPGVRDKDDWWGRELMTA from the coding sequence GTGAACGAGACCTCCCCTCAGACGCCGGACCCCGACGACGGCCGGGACCAGCAGCGCCCCGCGCCGTCGCGGCGTGCACTGCTCGGCTGGGGCGGTGCCGGGCTCGCGCTCGGCGCCGCCGCGGCGGGTGGCGGTGTGGCGGCCGCGATGAGCGGCTCCTCCGACGCCCCCGCGCCCACGTCGGCCGCCGACACCGGCGCGGCGGTCGCCTTCCACGGCGCCCACCAGGCCGGCATCGCGACCCCCGTCCAGGACCGCCTGCACTTCGCGGCGTTCGACGTGACCACCAAGGACCGCGCGGAACTCGTCCAGTTGCTCAAGGACTGGACGCGGGCCGCCGAGCGGATGACGGCCGGGCGCGAGATCGGCGGCGGCGCGGTACCGGCCGTCGCGGAGGCACCGCCGGACGACACGGGGGAGGCCGCCGGACTCAAACCGTCGCGGCTCACCCTCACCGTCGGCTTCGGCCCGTCCCTCTTCGCGGACGGCCGCTTCGGGCTGGACGGCCGGCGGCCGGACGCGCTCGTCGACCTGCCGAAGTTCCCCGGCGACAACCTCGAAGCGGCCCGCAGCGGCGGCGACCTGTGCGTGCAGGCGTGCGCGGACGATCCGCAGGTCGCGGTGCACGCCATCCGCAACCTCGCGCGGATCGGGTTCGGCACGGTCGCCATCCGCTGGTCGCAACTCGGGTTCGGCAAGACGTCGTCCACCACCCCCGGCGCCCAGACCCCACGCAACCTCTTCGGGTTCAAGGACGGCACCGACAACATCGCGAGCACCGACACCGCGCTCCTCGGCCACGACGTGTGGGTCGGCGCGGACGAAGGACCGGGATGGATGACCGGCGGCTCCTACCTGGTGGCCCGCCGGATCTCGATGCACATCGAGGTGTGGGACAGGGCCGCCCTGAAGGACCAGCAGGACGTGTTCGGCAGGACCAAGGGCGAGGGCGCGCCGTACGGGGGCACCCACGAGCGCGACAAGCCCGACCTCGCGAAACTGCCGCCCGCCTCCCATGTGCGGCTCGCCCACCCGGAGTCCAACGGCGGTGCGCGGCTGCTGCGCCGGGGCTACTCCTACACCGACGGGACCGACGGCCTCGGCCGGCTGGACGCCGGGCTGTTCTTCCTCGCCTACCAGCGCGACGTACGGCACGCGTTCATCCCGGTGCAGCAGCGCCTCGCGCGCGCCGACGCGCTCAACGAGTACATCCAACACGTTGGTTCCGCCGTCTTCGCGATCCCGCCGGGCGTCCGTGACAAGGACGACTGGTGGGGCAGGGAGCTGATGACGGCATGA
- the efeU gene encoding iron uptake transporter permease EfeU produces the protein MFANYLIGLREGLEASLVVCILIAYLVKTGRRDALRPIWFGIGAAVVLALAFGCALEFGSQEMTFEAQEGLGGSLSIVAVGLVTWMVFWMRRTARHLRAELHGKLDSALQMGTGALVATAFLAVGREGLETALFVWASVRASSDGTPAPLIGVVLGLLTAVLLGWLFYRGAIRINLAKFFTWTGGMLVIVAAGVVGYGFHDLQEANILPGLTHLAFDISNTIPPDSWYGTLLKGVFNFQPDPTLLQAVVWLVYLVPTLALFLLPVGFFGRVGSTRSGKQKTTDEKADSNGVARDGGHDGAVTGGERMRDGARGTGGRPVGEAE, from the coding sequence GTGTTCGCCAACTACCTGATCGGCCTGCGCGAGGGGCTTGAGGCCAGCCTGGTCGTCTGCATCCTCATCGCGTACCTGGTGAAGACGGGCAGGCGCGACGCGCTGCGCCCGATCTGGTTCGGCATCGGGGCGGCCGTCGTGCTGGCCCTGGCCTTCGGCTGCGCCCTCGAATTCGGCTCGCAGGAAATGACGTTCGAGGCGCAGGAGGGCCTCGGCGGCTCCCTGTCGATCGTCGCGGTCGGCCTGGTGACCTGGATGGTCTTCTGGATGCGCCGCACGGCCCGCCACCTCAGGGCCGAACTGCACGGCAAGCTCGACTCGGCGCTCCAGATGGGCACCGGGGCGCTGGTCGCCACCGCGTTCCTCGCGGTGGGCCGCGAGGGGCTGGAGACCGCGCTGTTCGTGTGGGCCTCCGTCCGCGCGTCGTCCGACGGCACCCCCGCACCGCTGATCGGGGTGGTACTGGGACTGCTGACGGCGGTGCTGCTCGGCTGGCTGTTCTACCGGGGCGCCATCCGCATCAATCTCGCCAAGTTCTTCACCTGGACCGGCGGGATGCTGGTGATCGTGGCGGCCGGGGTCGTCGGGTACGGCTTCCACGACCTCCAGGAGGCCAACATCCTGCCCGGCCTCACCCACCTGGCGTTCGATATCAGCAACACGATTCCGCCCGACAGCTGGTACGGCACCCTGCTCAAGGGCGTGTTCAACTTCCAGCCGGACCCGACCCTGCTCCAGGCCGTGGTGTGGCTCGTCTATCTGGTACCGACCCTCGCGCTGTTCCTCCTCCCGGTAGGGTTCTTCGGACGGGTTGGGTCCACGAGGTCCGGGAAGCAGAAGACGACCGATGAGAAGGCCGATTCGAACGGCGTGGCTCGCGATGGCGGCCACGACGGTGCTGTCACTGGCGGCGAGCGGATGCGTGACGGTGCACGGGGAACTGGCGGTCGTCCCGTCGGTGAAGCGGAGTGA